Proteins encoded together in one Dermacentor variabilis isolate Ectoservices chromosome 2, ASM5094787v1, whole genome shotgun sequence window:
- the LOC142572421 gene encoding solute carrier family 22 member 12-like isoform X1, with translation MSSLSVNSAIFVLVLEYTVAQRRTLVAFVWATAWGLVGCAVPWYGYLTQNWRAFLYGAAISDVLLLLCLFWIPESSSWLVSVGRVAEAVHSLQRLASRNRRNVTREQILELLIGGDKGMTRENLSFWESTKAMLKRPRLRRRTLLIYAAWFCICLCYNGCILELGRLDLNIYTTYSIAMAFEFPVNVFCILTLDVLGRRWPNTVFLAIGGAACITMGLARTGSGAWTMAMAGLGIASIAGSYAITYQVASEVFPTVVRGRAVQLQRFIGDLGGLVGMQVAALAERDRCLPVTVMGAVSLAASVLVFFLPETVHLALPQTLDDGESLAVDRGVCFCTLSAKRQHNRRNGQCRRHENHVDKNELESMA, from the exons ATGAGCTCACTGAGCGTTAATAGTGCGATATTTGTCCTGG TGCTGGAGTACACAGTAGCTCAGAGAAGGACACTGGTGGCCTTTGTGTGGGCCACCGCGTGGGGACTGGTGGGCTGTGCGGTACCATGGTACGGCTACCTGACACAGAACTGGCGGGCCTTCCTCTACGGTGCAGCAATTTCCGACGTACTGCTGCTGCTTTGTCTATT CTGGATTCCAGAGTCTTCCAGCTGGCTTGTGTCAGTTGGTCGCGTTGCTGAGGCGGTCCATTCCCTCCAGCGCCTCGCATCAAGGAATAGAAGAAACGTCACAAGAGAACAAATTTTGGAACTTTTAATT GGCGGCGACAAAGGCATGACCAgggagaacttgagcttttggGAAAGTACTAAAGCCATGCTGAAGCGGCCCCGGCTTCGACGAAGAACTTTGCTGATTTACGCAGCATG GTTCTGCATATGCCTCTGCTACAATGGTTGCATCCTTGAGCTGGGGAGGCTCGATCTTAATATTTACACAACTTATTCGATCGCCATGGCCTTCGAGTTTCCGGTGAACGTCTTCTGCATCCTCACTCTGGACGTGCTGGGTCGTCGTTGGCCTAACACAGTCTTTCTGGCAATCGGAGGCGCCGCCTGCATCACCATGGGGCTTGCACGTACAG GCTCGGGCGCTTGGACAATGGCGATGGCTGGTCTGGGCATCGCTTCGATCGCCGGTAGCTACGCCATCACGTACCAGGTGGCATCAGAGGTCTTCCCTACCGTGGTCCGCGGGAGAGCGGTGCAGCTCCAGCGCTTCATAGGTGACCTCGGTGGACTCGTGGGCATGCAAGTGGCGGCACTG GCAGAACGGGACCGCTGCCTTCCAGTGACAGTGATGGGTGCCGTCTCGCTGGCAGCGTCTGTGCTCGTGTTCTTTCTTCCAGAGACAGTGCACCTGGCGTTGCCACAGACGCTCGACGACGGCGAGTCTCTGGCCGTGGATAGAGGTGTCTGCTTCTGCACCTTATCGGCCAAAAGGCAGCACAATCGCCGAAATGGACAGTGCCGTCGCCATGAGAATCATGTTGACAAGAACGAACTCGAAAGTATGGCGTAG
- the LOC142572421 gene encoding solute carrier family 22 member 12-like isoform X2, whose protein sequence is MLEYTVAQRRTLVAFVWATAWGLVGCAVPWYGYLTQNWRAFLYGAAISDVLLLLCLFWIPESSSWLVSVGRVAEAVHSLQRLASRNRRNVTREQILELLIGGDKGMTRENLSFWESTKAMLKRPRLRRRTLLIYAAWFCICLCYNGCILELGRLDLNIYTTYSIAMAFEFPVNVFCILTLDVLGRRWPNTVFLAIGGAACITMGLARTGSGAWTMAMAGLGIASIAGSYAITYQVASEVFPTVVRGRAVQLQRFIGDLGGLVGMQVAALAERDRCLPVTVMGAVSLAASVLVFFLPETVHLALPQTLDDGESLAVDRGVCFCTLSAKRQHNRRNGQCRRHENHVDKNELESMA, encoded by the exons A TGCTGGAGTACACAGTAGCTCAGAGAAGGACACTGGTGGCCTTTGTGTGGGCCACCGCGTGGGGACTGGTGGGCTGTGCGGTACCATGGTACGGCTACCTGACACAGAACTGGCGGGCCTTCCTCTACGGTGCAGCAATTTCCGACGTACTGCTGCTGCTTTGTCTATT CTGGATTCCAGAGTCTTCCAGCTGGCTTGTGTCAGTTGGTCGCGTTGCTGAGGCGGTCCATTCCCTCCAGCGCCTCGCATCAAGGAATAGAAGAAACGTCACAAGAGAACAAATTTTGGAACTTTTAATT GGCGGCGACAAAGGCATGACCAgggagaacttgagcttttggGAAAGTACTAAAGCCATGCTGAAGCGGCCCCGGCTTCGACGAAGAACTTTGCTGATTTACGCAGCATG GTTCTGCATATGCCTCTGCTACAATGGTTGCATCCTTGAGCTGGGGAGGCTCGATCTTAATATTTACACAACTTATTCGATCGCCATGGCCTTCGAGTTTCCGGTGAACGTCTTCTGCATCCTCACTCTGGACGTGCTGGGTCGTCGTTGGCCTAACACAGTCTTTCTGGCAATCGGAGGCGCCGCCTGCATCACCATGGGGCTTGCACGTACAG GCTCGGGCGCTTGGACAATGGCGATGGCTGGTCTGGGCATCGCTTCGATCGCCGGTAGCTACGCCATCACGTACCAGGTGGCATCAGAGGTCTTCCCTACCGTGGTCCGCGGGAGAGCGGTGCAGCTCCAGCGCTTCATAGGTGACCTCGGTGGACTCGTGGGCATGCAAGTGGCGGCACTG GCAGAACGGGACCGCTGCCTTCCAGTGACAGTGATGGGTGCCGTCTCGCTGGCAGCGTCTGTGCTCGTGTTCTTTCTTCCAGAGACAGTGCACCTGGCGTTGCCACAGACGCTCGACGACGGCGAGTCTCTGGCCGTGGATAGAGGTGTCTGCTTCTGCACCTTATCGGCCAAAAGGCAGCACAATCGCCGAAATGGACAGTGCCGTCGCCATGAGAATCATGTTGACAAGAACGAACTCGAAAGTATGGCGTAG